One window of the Candidatus Zixiibacteriota bacterium genome contains the following:
- the fliI gene encoding flagellum-specific ATP synthase (Evidence 2a : Function from experimental evidences in other organisms; PubMedId : 1482109; Product type e : enzyme) produces the protein MKAVPYQFYSDRIDRTSTIKQSGKVVQVIGLVVESVGPAVSVGDLCQIENPESGEKIKAEVVGFRDNRILLMPLGPISGITPGSIVISTGEQLRVAVGEELIGRVLGGLGQPIDNLGPLMCRQYRVVESPPIPALKRRRIKEPIRTGIKIIDIMASCGQGQRMGIFAGSGVGKSVLMGMIARGSSADVNIIALVGERGREVREFIEKDLGTAGLKRSVVVAVTSDQPALIRIKGAHLATAIAEYFRDQGKNVMLLMDSITRIAIAQREVGLAVGEPPATKGFTPSVFASLPRLLERAGNNDKGSITGLYTVLVEGDDFNEPISDAVRSILDGHVGLSRKLASLNQYPAVDILDSISRLMIDVTSPEHQALAARVRKIVAVYREAEDLINIGAYVKGSSPDIDYAISKIGDINRFFFQRIEEHSNFDDALKQLAEIVGENSSTGNNNEKVPLSAGKSSSN, from the coding sequence TTGAAAGCGGTTCCGTATCAATTCTACTCCGACCGAATCGACCGCACCAGCACGATAAAGCAATCGGGAAAAGTAGTGCAGGTAATCGGTCTGGTCGTAGAGTCAGTCGGGCCGGCGGTTTCGGTCGGTGACCTCTGTCAAATTGAGAATCCCGAGAGCGGCGAAAAAATAAAGGCGGAAGTGGTTGGTTTTCGTGACAACCGCATTCTATTGATGCCCCTCGGTCCGATTTCCGGAATAACTCCCGGTTCAATCGTTATTTCCACGGGAGAGCAGCTTCGCGTGGCGGTGGGGGAGGAGTTAATCGGCCGGGTTCTCGGCGGCCTCGGCCAGCCGATCGACAATCTCGGACCGCTAATGTGCCGTCAATACCGCGTCGTCGAAAGTCCGCCAATTCCGGCCCTCAAGAGAAGACGAATAAAAGAGCCGATTAGAACCGGCATAAAAATCATAGATATAATGGCCTCCTGCGGGCAGGGACAAAGAATGGGAATATTCGCCGGCTCCGGCGTGGGCAAATCAGTTCTTATGGGCATGATAGCCCGAGGATCTTCGGCCGATGTCAATATCATCGCCTTGGTCGGGGAACGGGGGCGCGAAGTGAGAGAATTCATTGAGAAGGATCTGGGGACTGCAGGTTTGAAACGATCGGTGGTTGTCGCGGTAACATCGGACCAGCCGGCCCTGATTAGAATAAAAGGGGCACATCTGGCGACGGCCATAGCCGAATATTTCCGCGATCAAGGGAAAAATGTCATGCTTTTAATGGATTCAATTACCCGAATCGCCATTGCACAACGCGAAGTCGGGCTGGCGGTCGGCGAGCCGCCGGCGACAAAAGGCTTTACACCATCGGTTTTCGCCTCTTTGCCCAGACTGCTGGAGCGGGCCGGAAACAATGACAAAGGTTCGATTACCGGATTATACACTGTCCTGGTAGAAGGGGACGACTTCAATGAACCGATCTCCGATGCCGTCCGGTCGATTCTGGACGGGCATGTCGGGTTATCGCGAAAATTGGCCTCACTAAATCAATATCCGGCGGTAGACATCCTGGATTCCATTAGCCGGCTCATGATAGATGTAACATCGCCGGAACATCAAGCGCTGGCGGCCCGGGTACGGAAGATTGTGGCCGTGTATCGAGAAGCGGAGGATCTGATAAATATCGGGGCCTATGTGAAAGGCTCCTCACCCGATATCGATTATGCCATCTCCAAAATCGGCGATATCAATCGCTTCTTTTTCCAGAGAATCGAGGAGCATTCAAATTTCGACGACGCCCTGAAGCAGTTGGCAGAGATTGTGGGCGAAAATTCTTCTACCGGTAACAATAATGAAAAAGTTCCGCTTTCGGCTGGAAAGAGTTCTTCAAATTAA
- a CDS encoding hypothetical protein (Evidence 5 : Unknown function), with protein MSKLLHRPILTDKVIIGEYRSDLEADRLAESRLAAKFADINVITSIEGRKLIPIQEIIKIESRLENEKNSEYQRGYDEGMTHGIARGHAEAQKVIDNFAGAIKDAIKQREVLYNDARAKILQLVISIARKVTFDSARLDPEVTAGIIDGTIRKLVDKSRIKVKVHPDHLPLIEQQIERFKGDSTAIKDIAIEPDARVRNGGCFIETPTGDVDARVDSQLEIIGEALGEVEGEP; from the coding sequence TTGTCTAAACTGCTGCACCGTCCGATCCTCACAGATAAAGTCATTATCGGTGAATATCGGTCGGACCTGGAAGCGGACCGTCTGGCCGAATCCCGCCTGGCGGCCAAATTCGCGGATATCAATGTTATTACTTCTATTGAAGGGCGGAAATTGATCCCTATTCAGGAAATCATAAAAATCGAGTCCCGCCTTGAAAATGAAAAAAATTCGGAATATCAGAGAGGCTACGACGAAGGGATGACGCACGGCATCGCCAGGGGACATGCCGAAGCGCAGAAGGTCATAGATAATTTCGCCGGGGCCATTAAAGACGCCATCAAGCAGAGAGAAGTACTTTATAATGACGCCAGAGCCAAGATTCTTCAACTCGTCATCAGTATCGCCCGCAAAGTTACGTTTGATTCGGCGCGACTCGATCCCGAGGTCACGGCCGGAATCATAGACGGTACAATCAGAAAACTGGTGGATAAATCCAGAATAAAAGTGAAGGTCCATCCCGATCACCTTCCGCTGATTGAACAGCAAATAGAGCGTTTTAAAGGGGATTCGACGGCGATCAAAGATATCGCCATTGAGCCCGACGCTCGCGTCCGCAACGGCGGGTGTTTTATCGAAACCCCTACGGGCGATGTCGACGCCAGAGTCGATTCCCAACTGGAGATTATTGGCGAAGCTCTGGGTGAAGTTGAGGGCGAGCCTTGA
- the fliG gene encoding Flagellar motor switch protein FliG, whose product MNYEDLNPTQKAAIALVAFGTEVSAQVLKGMSENEIERLTVEIANLRDVPPAVEEKVVNECYQIFMARQYISQGGVDFAREILEKAVGNSKANEILSRLESSFRTSGFNLLKNIDSRQLIGFIQNEHPQTIALILSQLTPQQAAAVLSELPAELQAEVALRIATMEKISPDILKEIEATLEAHFQASAEGDLSVSGGAKTMAEILNLIESAAEKNILQSLEAENADLAAEIKNMMFVFDDLILLDDRSIQRLLKEVETKDLSVALKAAAEEVKSKIYANVSERVAVMIKEEMEFMGPMRLSDVEAAQQRIVEAVRKLEEDGQIVISGRGGKEDIIV is encoded by the coding sequence ATGAACTATGAAGATCTGAATCCGACGCAAAAAGCGGCCATCGCTCTGGTGGCCTTCGGGACCGAAGTCTCGGCCCAGGTTCTCAAAGGAATGTCCGAGAATGAAATCGAAAGGCTCACCGTGGAGATTGCCAATCTCCGGGATGTTCCTCCGGCGGTCGAAGAGAAAGTGGTTAACGAATGCTACCAGATTTTTATGGCCCGGCAATATATTTCGCAGGGAGGTGTCGATTTTGCCCGGGAAATTCTCGAAAAAGCCGTGGGCAACTCCAAGGCCAACGAAATCTTATCGCGCCTGGAATCTTCATTCCGGACCTCCGGCTTCAATCTGCTTAAAAATATCGACTCGCGACAATTGATCGGTTTTATCCAGAACGAACATCCGCAGACCATAGCCCTGATTCTCTCACAATTGACACCCCAGCAGGCGGCCGCCGTACTATCTGAATTGCCGGCCGAATTGCAGGCCGAAGTGGCTCTGCGAATAGCAACTATGGAAAAAATATCGCCGGATATTTTGAAGGAAATCGAAGCGACACTGGAGGCGCATTTTCAGGCTTCGGCCGAAGGGGATCTCTCTGTGTCCGGAGGGGCGAAAACCATGGCTGAAATTCTCAACTTAATCGAAAGCGCCGCGGAGAAAAATATCCTGCAGTCTCTGGAAGCCGAAAACGCCGACCTGGCGGCTGAAATCAAGAACATGATGTTTGTCTTTGACGATCTGATATTGCTTGACGATCGCTCGATTCAACGTCTGCTGAAGGAAGTCGAAACAAAGGATCTTTCGGTGGCCCTGAAAGCGGCAGCGGAAGAGGTAAAAAGCAAGATATACGCCAATGTATCGGAACGCGTGGCGGTCATGATCAAGGAAGAGATGGAATTTATGGGGCCGATGCGTCTGTCGGATGTTGAGGCCGCCCAGCAGAGAATTGTGGAAGCGGTCAGAAAACTCGAAGAGGACGGGCAGATCGTGATTTCCGGCCGCGGCGGCAAGGAGGACATAATTGTCTAA